In one window of Gossypium hirsutum isolate 1008001.06 chromosome A01, Gossypium_hirsutum_v2.1, whole genome shotgun sequence DNA:
- the LOC107961283 gene encoding uncharacterized protein: MASLKFPIFLFISSLSLHASMAEIICEDLPKDVCAFSIASSGKRCVLETAADKGGDVEHQCRTSEVVVERMADYIESDECVAACGVNRNSIGISSDSLLDQQFTAKLCAPACYQNCPNVIDLYFNLAAGEGVFLPDLCNAQWSNPRRSMVDLISSSGAAPGPVSSEATGLFAVEAPAPAPMW, translated from the exons ATGGCTTCTCTCAAATTCCCcatctttctcttcatttcttctcTTTCCCTCCATGCTTCTATGG CTGAGATCATTTGTGAAGATTTGCCCAAAGACGTGTGCGCGTTTTCAATAGCCTCATCGGGGAAAAGGTGTGTGTTGGAAACGGCGGCGGACAAAGGCGGCGACGTCGAGCATCAATGCCGGACATCGGAGGTCGTGGTGGAGAGGATGGCGGATTATATAGAGAGTGATGAATGTGTTGCTGCCTGCGGCGTCAATAGAAACTCCATCGGCATATCATCGGATTCACTTCTCGATCAACAATTCACGGCCAAGCTTTGTGCACCAGCTTGTTACCAAAACTGTCCCAACGTTATCGACCTTTACTTCAATTTGGCCGCCGGTGAAG GTGTGTTTTTGCCTGATCTTTGTAACGCTCAATGGTCGAACCCACGGCGGAGCATGGTGGACCTTATATCGAGCTCCGGTGCTGCTCCTGGCCCTGTTTCTAGCGAAGCAACCGGCTTATTTGCCGTTGAAGCCCCTGCCCCAGCTCCCATGTGGTga
- the LOC107958028 gene encoding uncharacterized protein, which produces MFFSLCLFSPFCKEQKMAKQSRSKKPEKLGKGKVTPVQVAFIVDRYLSDNKYSETRSVFRSEASSLISKSPVREAPKSLLSLGAMLNEYISLKEQKVIVEQEKARLEQEKCRVQSLLQGMQSVMNAFNASSTVPVPTMISHVNVTKPTVTVPLSIPTAGSPPGLPMYSTPTIIPVSGPRNSIMERDKHSTPLTSELSTINKRTFEVANEAPTAAKRTRSKLTSRRLTSQGMNKLAESDNGMNNSQVAGQPTLNRSSSPNCGANESTTHISGVAKCLFNQPQPMTPPQAVSPQSEKLTTPVDVSSTVNCSQNNTPQRITPTNCTIISTERVTVSPLKQVTCYAIETNHCISSCSPVKTCSKRVGKRDHVKSRLDFDGTEVMENVHKPMTNETSTSESEMDADLFDLDLPNLDALGANFSFSELLVDLDLGCDGTNGYPCEPTLATSGDALSGSSHESGNGNMGANQVMSEFSSTFREVFSEKDMNVQCGPDTVTSMKSITKCIKIVNPVKGRRGSLEQQGCSGMK; this is translated from the exons ATGTTCTTCTCCCTTTGCCTTTTTTCCCCCTTTTGTAAAGAACAAAAAATGGCAAAGCAAAGCCGATCTAAGAAACCAGAGAAACTAGGCAAAGGGAAAGTCACTCCGGTGCAAGTCGCATTCATCGTCGACCGGTACCTTTCCGATAACAAGTACTCCGAAACCCGTTCCGTTTTCAGATCTGAAGCTTCTTCTCTCATCTCTAAATCCCCCGTTCGAGAG gCGCCGAAGAGTTTGTTAAGCTTGGGGGCGATGTTAAACGAGTACATTAGTTTAAAAGAACAAAAGGTAATAGTAGAGCAAGAGAAAGCTCGTTTGGAGCAAGAGAAATGTAGGGTTCAATCTCTTTTGCAAGGGATGCAATCTGTGATGAACGCTTTTAATGCAAGCTCTACTGTACCTGTTCCTACTATGATCTCTCATGTTAATGTGACTAAACCGACGGTGACGGTTCCTCTGTCAATTCCGACTGCTGGGTCTCCTCCAG GCCTTCCTATGTACAGCACACCAACTATTATTCCAGTATCCGGTCCTAGAAATTCAATAATGGAGCGTGATAAGCACTCCACACCACTTACAAGTGAGCTATCAACAATAAATAAAAGGACTTTTGAGGTTGCCAATGAAGCCCCAACAGCTGCAAAAAGAACTCGTAGCAAATTAACTTCTAGGAGGTTAACAAGCCAAG GAATGAATAAGCTTGCAGAGTCTGATAATGGAATGAATAATAGCCAAGTAGCTGGTCAGCCAACTTTAAATCGATCATCGTCCCCCAATTGTGGAGCCAATGAATCGACGACACACATATCCGGTGTTGCCAAATGTTTGTTCAATCAACCACAGCCTATGACACCCCCACAAGCAGTTTCCCCTCAGAGTGAAAAATTGACGACTCCGGTCGATGTTTCTTCAACTGTGAATTGCAGTCAAAACAATACGCCACAACGGATTACTCCTACAAACTGTACTATAATTTCAACCGAGAGGGTCACGGTTAGTCCTTTAAAACAAGTGACATGTTACGCCATTGAGACGAACCATTGCATTTCTTCTTGTTCACCGGTTAAGACATGCTCGAAGAGGGTTGGCAAGAGGGATCATGTAAAGAGCAGGCTCGACTTTGATGGTACCGAAGTGATGGAAAACGTGCACAAACCGATGACAAACGAGACTTCAACATCTGAATCCGAAATGGATGCTGATCTTTTCGACCTTGATTTGCCTAATTTAGATGCTTTGGGAGCGAATTTCTCTTTCTCTGAATTGTTGGTTGACCTTGATCTTGGATGTGATGGAACAAATGGCTACCCTTGTGAACCAACATTGGCCACTTCTGGAGATGCTCTTTCAGG GTCATCACATGAATCAGGGAATGGTAATATGGGGGCTAATCAAGTGATGTCAGAGTTTTCATCTACTTTCAGGGAAGTGTTTTCAGAGAAAGATATGAATGTACAATGCG GTCCTGACACTGTGACTTCAATGAAGTCTATaacaaaatgcataaaaatagtAAACccag TAAAAGGTCGAAGGGGTTCATTGGAGCAACAAGGTTGTTCTGGTATGAAATGA
- the LOC107958029 gene encoding 60S ribosomal protein L35a-3, producing MVKGRQGERVRLYVRGTILGYKRSKSNQYPNTSLIQIEGVNTKEEVGWYCGKRMAYIYKAKVKKNGSHYRCIWGKVTRPHGNSGVVRAKFKSNLPPKSMGDKVRVFMYPSNI from the exons ATGGTGAAAGGTCGCCAAGGAGAACGCGTCAG GCTCTATGTTCGTGGAACCATTTTGGGTTACAAGAG gTCGAAGTCGAATCAATATCCAAATACGTCACTGATTCAGATCGAAGGGGTGAACACCAAGGAAGAAGTGGGATGGTACTGTGGGAAGCGAATGGCGTACATTTACAAGGCTAAAGTGAAGAAAAATGGGTCACATTATCGTTGCATTTGGGGTAAAGTAACTAGGCCTCATGGTAATAGTGGTGTTGTTCGTGCTAAGTTCAAGTCTAATCTCCCTCCTAAATCCATG GGTGATAAAGTTAGAGTTTTCATGTATCCCAGCAACATTTGA